A stretch of Paenibacillus peoriae DNA encodes these proteins:
- the hflX gene encoding GTPase HflX, translating into MANSTHDTQTEMQDKAVLVSLITDEVKRSGINTEYSLDELVKLAETAGVEVLSVLTQNKEAKDSKWFIGKGKVEELRAVAEELGANTAIFDQELSGAQVRNLEESLDLKIIDRTQLILDIFAQRAKTREGIIQVELAQLSYLLPRLSGHGKNLSRLGGGIGTRGPGESKLETDRRHIRDRISDLKRQLEEVTRHRYLHRERRQKSGIVQVALVGYTNAGKSTLLKQLTAADVYIENQLFATLDPTSRTMELPSGKEVILTDTVGFIQNLPHDLVASFRATLEEANEAHLILHVVDASSDMRDEQMKVVETILQQLGAADKPQIVLFNKKDACTPEQLEMLPSGEGYLKISAFDEGDLLGIRELIQEHLSGDTLRFRIPAERGDLTSVLYRIGDVLLTEYDGNDVIYEVEIQRGEYEKYGHALSEFTEG; encoded by the coding sequence ATGGCGAACTCCACTCATGATACACAAACCGAAATGCAGGACAAGGCGGTTCTGGTCAGTCTGATTACGGATGAAGTCAAACGATCTGGTATTAATACGGAATACTCGTTGGATGAGTTAGTGAAACTGGCTGAGACAGCGGGAGTTGAGGTACTGAGCGTCCTGACACAGAATAAGGAAGCCAAGGACTCAAAATGGTTTATTGGTAAAGGAAAAGTAGAGGAATTACGTGCAGTTGCTGAAGAATTGGGAGCGAATACAGCAATTTTTGATCAGGAGCTCTCGGGGGCCCAAGTACGGAATCTGGAAGAAAGTCTGGATCTCAAAATTATTGACCGTACACAGTTGATTCTGGACATTTTTGCTCAACGTGCAAAAACCCGGGAAGGTATTATTCAGGTTGAACTGGCGCAGTTGTCATATTTACTCCCCCGTTTGTCTGGACATGGCAAAAACCTCTCGCGTCTTGGCGGTGGAATCGGAACACGTGGTCCTGGTGAAAGCAAGCTGGAGACAGACCGTCGTCATATCCGTGACCGAATCAGTGATCTGAAACGCCAATTGGAGGAAGTGACCCGTCACCGGTATTTGCACAGGGAGCGCAGACAAAAGAGCGGTATTGTTCAGGTTGCACTTGTTGGCTATACCAATGCGGGCAAATCGACGCTGTTGAAGCAACTGACAGCAGCCGATGTATATATTGAGAACCAACTGTTTGCGACGCTGGATCCTACCTCCAGAACAATGGAACTTCCGAGTGGAAAAGAAGTTATTCTTACGGATACGGTCGGTTTTATTCAAAATCTTCCTCATGATTTGGTGGCTTCCTTCCGGGCTACTTTGGAGGAGGCGAATGAGGCACATCTCATTTTGCATGTCGTGGATGCGTCTTCGGATATGCGAGACGAACAGATGAAAGTTGTAGAGACGATCTTGCAGCAGCTAGGGGCTGCGGACAAGCCTCAGATCGTATTATTTAACAAAAAAGATGCCTGTACTCCTGAGCAACTCGAAATGCTTCCTTCCGGGGAGGGTTATTTGAAAATCAGCGCTTTTGATGAAGGGGATTTGCTGGGCATTCGCGAACTGATTCAAGAGCATCTGAGTGGTGATACGCTGAGATTTCGTATTCCTGCGGAACGTGGAGATTTAACATCGGTGCTTTATCGAATTGGAGATGTACTACTGACAGAGTATGATGGCAATGATGTCATTTATGAAGTTGAAATTCAAAGAGGCGAGTACGAAAAGTATGGTCATGCGCTCAGCGAGTTCACAGAAGGTTAA
- a CDS encoding YdcF family protein, giving the protein MKVLQWIKDIGPQRPELKSRQSRLKKISMVTKRLVLSLIIFILIGLVWAGIRVWNMNTAASTTPLQQVQIGIVLGASMWGAEPSPGLKERLEEALRLYRNGTVQHLIVSGGLDKPDFPYTEAEGMQRYLVDRGVPVQHIVLENHATSTYENLLYSQRIMKEYGWTSTVIITHSYHGPRAMEIAQFLKFDHPQMALTESKVLNMPIHQSREVLAYAKWTLQRWWISAQTWVA; this is encoded by the coding sequence GTGAAAGTTTTGCAGTGGATTAAAGACATCGGGCCCCAACGCCCTGAGTTGAAAAGCAGGCAGAGTCGCCTTAAGAAAATATCTATGGTAACTAAGCGTCTTGTACTTTCTTTGATAATTTTCATTTTGATCGGATTGGTATGGGCAGGAATCCGAGTGTGGAACATGAATACGGCCGCCTCTACCACTCCGCTCCAGCAAGTGCAAATTGGTATCGTATTAGGTGCTTCTATGTGGGGGGCTGAGCCCAGTCCTGGATTGAAGGAAAGGCTGGAAGAAGCCTTGCGCTTATACCGCAACGGGACGGTACAGCATCTAATTGTAAGTGGTGGACTGGATAAACCCGATTTTCCGTATACGGAGGCTGAGGGCATGCAACGCTATTTGGTAGATAGAGGGGTCCCTGTACAGCATATTGTGTTGGAAAACCATGCGACCAGTACTTACGAAAATCTGCTCTATAGCCAGCGCATTATGAAGGAATATGGATGGACCTCTACCGTGATCATCACACATAGCTATCATGGCCCTCGGGCGATGGAGATTGCTCAATTCTTAAAGTTTGATCATCCTCAGATGGCTCTGACGGAATCTAAAGTGCTGAATATGCCAATTCATCAATCAAGAGAAGTATTGGCATACGCTAAATGGACGCTGCAACGGTGGTGGATCAGCGCTCAAACTTGGGTTGCCTGA
- a CDS encoding MerR family transcriptional regulator, with product MGDEIRRNMALFPIGIVMKLTDLSARQIRYYEQHNLIVPARTSGNQRLFSFNDVERLLEIKALIEKGVNIAGIKQVMNPVTKESEEATVITADTEVKRREMSDTQLHRLLKQQLVAGKRPGQVSLIQGELSRFFNKR from the coding sequence ATGGGCGACGAAATTCGCAGAAATATGGCCTTATTTCCAATAGGTATTGTCATGAAGCTAACGGACTTGTCAGCGCGTCAGATTCGTTATTATGAACAGCATAACTTGATAGTTCCTGCCCGTACATCGGGAAACCAACGTCTTTTTTCTTTTAATGACGTAGAGCGTCTGCTTGAAATTAAGGCGTTGATCGAGAAGGGTGTTAACATTGCGGGAATTAAACAAGTCATGAATCCGGTTACCAAGGAATCGGAGGAAGCTACGGTTATTACTGCAGATACGGAAGTTAAACGCCGTGAAATGTCTGATACTCAGCTTCACCGCTTGCTGAAACAACAACTTGTTGCAGGCAAAAGGCCAGGACAGGTATCCCTGATCCAAGGTGAATTATCACGGTTCTTCAATAAGAGATAA
- the terS gene encoding phage terminase small subunit, whose amino-acid sequence MSRERNPNRKKALKMWLDSGRKMKLKDIALKLGVSDSRIRKWKALDKWSELPEKRKRGGQTGNRNAKGNKGGSGGPPGNDKAVTHGFFRKFMPQNPEFLEIMDAVQEMDPVEMIWYNITTQFQAIVWAQRIMFVEGKGGND is encoded by the coding sequence GTGAGCAGAGAACGAAATCCAAACCGGAAAAAGGCGCTGAAAATGTGGTTGGATAGCGGACGTAAAATGAAACTTAAGGATATAGCGTTAAAGCTGGGTGTGAGCGATTCCCGCATCCGCAAATGGAAGGCACTGGACAAGTGGAGCGAGCTTCCCGAAAAAAGAAAACGCGGGGGGCAAACAGGTAATAGGAATGCAAAAGGGAATAAGGGCGGAAGTGGTGGCCCTCCTGGGAACGACAAAGCAGTCACACATGGATTCTTCCGTAAATTTATGCCTCAGAATCCTGAGTTTCTTGAAATCATGGACGCAGTTCAAGAAATGGACCCAGTTGAAATGATCTGGTACAACATAACAACCCAATTCCAAGCCATCGTATGGGCACAACGAATTATGTTTGTTGAGGGTAAAGGGGGAAATGATTAA
- a CDS encoding site-specific integrase — MVVLQSGSSTKERLHNTLNLHEYNIEKHIKPHFKKITLQKLKPLMYQKFINKLSESKGRGDKVYSRRTVELIHSTMHDALEKAVTLGKLDKNPCEGVTIRGIKKSDKVKFIESEHIPEFLANAKKYGYIYWFFFMFMLETGMRKGEVGALQWPDIDLKNGLATVSKTLDYDLPENPDDLFGDTKTFNSKRTLKISNTLLAALRHHLNVQNQNKITLGEMYRHDLNLIMCRTDGSSIPKSSLFNSFSRILKRTALPPLPIHSLRHTHAVLQLEAGADMKYGRNAWDMVASK; from the coding sequence ATGGTGGTTCTTCAATCGGGAAGTTCCACCAAAGAACGTCTCCATAATACGTTGAATCTTCATGAGTACAACATTGAAAAGCACATAAAACCCCACTTCAAAAAAATTACATTACAAAAATTAAAGCCGCTCATGTATCAAAAATTCATAAATAAGCTTTCTGAGAGTAAAGGTAGAGGGGATAAAGTTTATAGTAGACGTACAGTAGAACTCATACATTCCACTATGCATGACGCGCTAGAAAAGGCTGTTACGCTCGGTAAACTGGATAAGAATCCGTGTGAAGGTGTGACTATCAGGGGGATTAAGAAATCAGATAAAGTAAAATTTATTGAGTCAGAGCACATTCCTGAATTTCTAGCAAATGCAAAAAAATACGGATATATTTATTGGTTTTTCTTTATGTTTATGTTAGAGACAGGTATGCGAAAAGGAGAAGTTGGCGCGTTACAGTGGCCAGACATTGATCTAAAAAATGGCTTGGCAACCGTTAGTAAAACTTTAGATTACGATCTCCCTGAGAATCCTGATGATTTATTTGGTGATACAAAGACATTCAACTCAAAAAGAACCTTAAAAATAAGTAACACCTTATTGGCTGCATTAAGACACCACCTAAATGTTCAAAATCAAAACAAGATCACTTTAGGCGAAATGTATAGGCATGATCTTAATCTAATTATGTGTCGTACAGATGGAAGTTCGATCCCGAAATCGTCTTTGTTCAATTCATTTTCTAGGATATTAAAACGAACGGCACTCCCCCCCTTACCTATCCATTCTCTTCGACATACGCACGCAGTATTGCAATTAGAAGCTGGTGCTGATATGAAATATGGCAGGAACGCTTGGGACATGGTAGCATCCAAGTAA
- a CDS encoding AAA family ATPase produces the protein MNGRGIAAGKRSEERPSRQINVVLRSPEPIASVTVDETEVVASTKSQALPQYLSLYQEIQKELDHLVGLDNIKDLVFEVYAFLQIAHMRTDAGLLSNAHVYHMIFKGNPGTGKTTVARIIAKMLQKMGVLSKGHLIEVERADLVGEYIGHTAQKTRDLVKKSLGGVLFIDEAYSLARGGEKDFGKEAIDTLVKSMEDQKNQFILILAGYSGEMDFFLRTNPGLPSRFPIQLDFPDYTVDQLIQISEMMAKERDYILMPQSIIKMKEHLLNERNDSLHAFSNARYVRNVIEKAIRHQAVRLLNQYRSGQPGKQELMTLRPEDLKMDKR, from the coding sequence ATGAACGGACGGGGAATCGCCGCGGGCAAGCGGTCGGAGGAGAGACCTTCCAGACAAATTAATGTCGTGCTGCGTAGCCCGGAGCCGATAGCTTCGGTGACTGTGGACGAGACGGAAGTAGTGGCTTCAACCAAGTCACAGGCGCTACCGCAGTATCTCAGTCTTTATCAGGAAATTCAGAAAGAACTCGATCATCTCGTCGGCTTGGATAACATCAAAGACCTGGTATTTGAGGTATATGCCTTTTTGCAGATCGCCCATATGCGCACGGATGCAGGACTGTTGAGCAATGCCCACGTGTATCACATGATTTTTAAAGGAAATCCAGGTACAGGGAAAACGACAGTGGCCCGCATTATCGCTAAAATGCTGCAAAAAATGGGGGTACTGAGCAAAGGTCATCTGATTGAGGTGGAGAGGGCTGATCTGGTCGGTGAGTATATTGGCCACACGGCGCAAAAAACGCGAGATCTGGTAAAGAAATCTCTTGGCGGCGTGTTGTTCATTGATGAGGCTTACAGTTTGGCACGCGGAGGGGAAAAGGATTTTGGAAAAGAAGCGATTGATACCTTGGTAAAGTCCATGGAAGATCAAAAAAATCAATTTATTTTGATTCTCGCTGGATACTCGGGGGAAATGGACTTTTTTTTACGAACGAATCCTGGTCTTCCTTCTCGCTTTCCAATCCAGTTGGATTTTCCTGATTATACTGTGGATCAGCTCATCCAAATTTCCGAGATGATGGCCAAGGAGCGGGATTATATTCTCATGCCTCAGTCCATAATTAAAATGAAGGAGCATTTGCTAAACGAGCGTAATGACAGTCTTCATGCATTTAGTAATGCACGCTATGTTCGTAATGTGATTGAAAAAGCGATTCGGCACCAAGCTGTCAGGTTGCTTAATCAGTACAGGAGCGGGCAACCCGGCAAACAGGAATTGATGACGCTGCGTCCAGAGGATTTGAAAATGGATAAAAGATAG
- a CDS encoding aminotransferase class I/II-fold pyridoxal phosphate-dependent enzyme, with the protein MVVFSPEIQQIQETAEHKIQERIQHIDHIVDSNQWKVIQAFQRKQVSDFHFAGSTGYAYNDRGREVLEEVYAEVFGAEAALVRPHFASGTHTIATALFGVLRPGDELLYITGRPYDTLHKVIGKPGDGTGSLQDFGVTYGETSLTAEGKVDWEAVKAAIHDNTKVIGIQRSRGYDWRASFSVADIEEMTARVKEIKPDVIVFVDNCYGEFTEKLEPTQVGVDLMAGSLIKNPGGGIAETGGYICGKQKFVELASYRLTAPGIGGEVGAMLGTTRGIFQGLFLAPTLVGQAVKGSVFAAAVFEEMGFETKPAWHEERTDLIQAISFSGPEHLIAFVQGIQRAAAVDSHVVPEPWDMPGYEHPVIMAAGTFIQGGSLELSADAPIREPYIGYMQGGLTYSHVKFGVLMALQTMKERKLL; encoded by the coding sequence ATGGTAGTTTTTAGTCCAGAAATACAGCAAATTCAGGAAACGGCAGAACATAAAATACAAGAACGTATACAGCACATAGATCATATTGTAGATTCAAATCAGTGGAAGGTAATTCAGGCATTCCAGCGGAAGCAAGTGAGCGATTTCCACTTTGCGGGTTCGACGGGATATGCTTACAATGACCGGGGACGTGAGGTGCTGGAAGAAGTCTATGCGGAAGTGTTCGGTGCGGAGGCAGCGTTGGTGCGTCCGCATTTTGCTTCGGGTACTCATACAATTGCCACTGCTTTATTTGGTGTGCTGCGTCCAGGGGATGAACTGTTGTACATTACTGGGAGGCCTTATGATACCCTGCATAAAGTGATTGGTAAGCCCGGCGACGGAACAGGATCATTGCAGGATTTTGGCGTTACTTATGGAGAAACCTCACTGACAGCGGAAGGTAAAGTGGACTGGGAAGCAGTGAAGGCTGCGATCCATGACAATACCAAAGTAATCGGTATTCAGCGCTCACGCGGTTATGATTGGAGAGCTTCCTTTAGTGTAGCAGATATTGAAGAAATGACAGCACGTGTGAAGGAAATAAAACCTGACGTTATTGTCTTTGTTGACAATTGCTACGGTGAATTTACCGAGAAGCTGGAACCTACTCAAGTCGGTGTCGATTTGATGGCAGGTTCGTTAATTAAAAATCCCGGTGGTGGCATTGCAGAAACGGGTGGATATATCTGCGGCAAACAAAAGTTTGTAGAGCTGGCATCGTACCGATTAACTGCACCTGGAATTGGTGGAGAAGTAGGAGCCATGCTAGGTACTACACGAGGCATATTTCAGGGACTATTCCTTGCTCCAACACTGGTTGGGCAAGCGGTTAAAGGGAGCGTATTCGCAGCTGCGGTCTTTGAAGAGATGGGATTTGAGACCAAACCTGCCTGGCATGAAGAGCGTACGGATTTGATTCAGGCTATTTCTTTTAGTGGACCAGAGCATCTAATTGCTTTTGTACAGGGCATTCAGCGTGCGGCTGCCGTGGATAGCCATGTGGTGCCGGAACCGTGGGATATGCCGGGTTATGAGCATCCAGTTATCATGGCTGCAGGTACGTTCATACAAGGGGGAAGTTTGGAACTATCCGCAGATGCTCCTATTCGTGAGCCTTATATTGGTTACATGCAAGGGGGGTTAACCTACTCTCATGTTAAATTTGGAGTGCTTATGGCACTGCAAACGATGAAAGAACGTAAATTATTGTGA
- a CDS encoding DUF402 domain-containing protein encodes MKRKFGDRANWRRITNRKFACRYVESDAFTGYMTLYTILSLKEPLWKSYGGHTFCIADKGYSWLQYYPKGEHYVVTAMFDNREQIVEWYIDTCRNQGVTDQGVPWFDDLYLDVVVLKNGEIFLVDEDELEEALQRGHISTQEAELANRTAADVLHQIDAHVFPYFKMSLKHRAEWFHNGDFKRER; translated from the coding sequence ATGAAGCGCAAATTCGGAGACCGGGCCAACTGGCGCAGAATCACCAATCGCAAGTTTGCTTGCCGGTATGTAGAAAGTGACGCGTTTACAGGATATATGACCCTGTATACCATTTTGAGTCTCAAGGAGCCGTTATGGAAGAGTTACGGTGGTCATACGTTTTGCATAGCCGATAAAGGATATTCCTGGCTGCAATATTATCCAAAAGGTGAGCACTATGTGGTGACTGCTATGTTTGACAATCGGGAGCAAATCGTTGAATGGTATATTGATACCTGCCGAAATCAGGGTGTGACTGATCAAGGAGTCCCTTGGTTTGACGATCTGTATTTGGATGTTGTGGTGCTTAAAAACGGTGAAATCTTCCTGGTGGATGAGGATGAATTGGAGGAGGCATTACAACGGGGGCATATCTCAACGCAAGAGGCAGAATTGGCTAACCGTACAGCGGCTGATGTGTTACATCAGATAGATGCCCACGTGTTCCCTTATTTTAAAATGTCGCTGAAACACCGAGCAGAATGGTTTCACAACGGTGATTTCAAGAGAGAACGGTGA
- a CDS encoding PBP1A family penicillin-binding protein, which translates to MPNDSLSRSGNRNRNTSKEKPKGKKKKITGKRIGWTLFITAAVAIFCALGGYLFVMVNGEKIYDANKDKITVNETSKVYDRNGVLMGELSVQKSDPVKSEEIPDLLKKAFIATEDKRFMEHQGVDIWSIGRAAVKDIVARSAVEGGSTLTQQLAKNLFLTRDKTFFRKATEVSIAMALERRLTKDEIITLYLNRIWFGRSYSGIKAASEGYFGQTNLKELKLWQIATLAAIPKGPSKYNPISNPENSKARRAVVLQLMFEQGMIGKQEMEEAKAVNYNYKQPEKVQKYQNFMEYVMDEAEDALPGVSGNDLIIGGYKIHTTMDAQAQNALDQAMADDDMFEKSPDDQPVQASMVIINNQTGGIAAMAPGRDYKKGTFNRATQSRRQPGSAFKPIVAYAPALESGKFTMDTPLSNERQSFNGYSPKNLHGYSSTISMLDAITKSENIPPVWLLNQIGVEKGVQFAESVGIPMDKNDHSLAIALGGLSKGTNTLEMAQAYSSFANKGQFQKAYSIKQINNSDDQVVYTHEEETKSVMSEKTAYEMTKMMQNVVNSGTGRKARIDWPVAGKTGTTQSGISGNSGNRDIWFVGYTPEYTGAVWMGYDKPDSKHMLRNYSGQSAAFFGRVMGEALKGHPVTQFSEPKGYEPPVEQKPEEPVQATAPSGLSGSYSQDTQIVSLSWNAAEGDNVQYRVYRKESSEGSFRTIMEAMRGTSGEDTSPVAGKTYQYYVVAYGADGKESAASNTISVEIPTETTPIDPQLGNDPNQDGTVPDNGENIDGQDGTDQGNTTPGGTDNGTGSDQVPTSPGGNNGNGTGGTGNSNDNFGNGNDTNTGNGQTTTPDSGITDENTMTNPENTDASTTGAIMDGSQESKSNGHSNSNRGRHNRD; encoded by the coding sequence ATGCCAAACGATTCATTGTCCAGATCCGGCAATCGCAATAGAAACACATCTAAAGAGAAGCCGAAGGGCAAGAAAAAGAAAATTACAGGTAAGCGAATTGGATGGACGCTGTTTATTACCGCGGCGGTAGCTATATTTTGCGCACTTGGTGGCTATTTATTTGTCATGGTAAATGGCGAAAAAATTTACGATGCGAACAAGGACAAAATTACAGTGAATGAGACATCAAAGGTTTATGACCGCAACGGTGTGCTCATGGGTGAGTTGTCTGTGCAAAAAAGTGATCCTGTCAAAAGTGAAGAAATACCAGACTTGCTCAAAAAAGCTTTTATTGCAACCGAGGATAAGCGTTTTATGGAGCATCAAGGAGTTGATATTTGGTCTATCGGTCGGGCAGCCGTTAAGGATATCGTGGCCCGTTCGGCAGTGGAGGGCGGCAGTACGCTAACTCAGCAGCTGGCCAAAAACTTGTTTTTGACACGTGACAAAACCTTTTTCCGTAAAGCGACAGAGGTATCCATCGCAATGGCGCTGGAGCGGAGGTTGACTAAAGATGAAATTATTACTCTCTACTTAAATCGGATTTGGTTTGGACGCTCCTATTCTGGAATTAAGGCAGCGTCGGAAGGTTATTTTGGGCAAACCAACTTAAAAGAATTAAAATTGTGGCAAATTGCTACACTGGCAGCTATTCCGAAAGGGCCATCCAAGTATAATCCGATCAGTAACCCGGAGAACTCGAAGGCACGACGTGCGGTGGTTCTCCAGCTGATGTTTGAGCAGGGGATGATTGGAAAGCAAGAGATGGAAGAGGCCAAGGCTGTAAATTACAATTACAAACAACCAGAAAAAGTTCAAAAGTATCAAAATTTTATGGAATACGTCATGGATGAGGCAGAGGATGCACTGCCAGGAGTTAGCGGCAATGATCTGATTATTGGCGGTTACAAAATTCATACCACAATGGATGCCCAGGCTCAAAATGCGCTGGATCAGGCGATGGCAGATGATGACATGTTCGAAAAAAGTCCTGACGATCAGCCAGTTCAAGCTTCGATGGTCATTATTAACAACCAGACAGGTGGAATTGCCGCGATGGCACCCGGACGGGATTACAAAAAGGGAACCTTCAATCGTGCGACACAGAGCCGCAGACAGCCAGGATCGGCCTTCAAGCCGATTGTAGCCTATGCGCCAGCTCTCGAATCCGGTAAATTTACGATGGATACTCCTTTGAGTAACGAACGCCAGAGCTTTAACGGATACAGTCCGAAAAACTTGCATGGTTACTCGTCGACCATCAGCATGCTCGACGCGATTACGAAGTCTGAAAATATTCCGCCTGTATGGTTGCTGAACCAAATCGGTGTGGAAAAAGGGGTTCAATTTGCCGAGAGCGTAGGCATTCCGATGGACAAAAACGATCACTCACTTGCTATCGCATTGGGTGGATTAAGCAAAGGGACGAATACCCTTGAAATGGCGCAGGCGTACAGCTCATTTGCCAATAAAGGACAATTCCAAAAGGCTTATTCTATTAAGCAAATTAACAATAGTGATGATCAAGTAGTTTATACTCATGAAGAGGAAACTAAATCTGTAATGAGTGAAAAAACGGCTTATGAAATGACAAAAATGATGCAAAATGTAGTCAATAGCGGCACAGGTCGCAAAGCACGCATTGACTGGCCTGTAGCCGGTAAAACGGGTACGACCCAAAGTGGAATTAGCGGTAATAGTGGTAACCGGGACATCTGGTTTGTCGGTTATACGCCAGAATATACCGGAGCAGTATGGATGGGTTATGATAAGCCGGACAGTAAACATATGCTCAGAAACTATAGTGGGCAGTCGGCAGCCTTTTTCGGAAGGGTCATGGGTGAAGCTCTCAAGGGGCATCCGGTTACGCAATTCAGCGAGCCGAAGGGATATGAACCACCAGTTGAGCAGAAGCCAGAAGAGCCGGTTCAGGCTACCGCTCCAAGCGGACTGAGCGGGTCTTATAGTCAGGACACCCAAATTGTATCGTTGTCCTGGAATGCGGCAGAGGGAGACAATGTACAATACCGTGTTTATCGTAAAGAGTCTTCCGAAGGAAGCTTCAGGACGATTATGGAGGCGATGAGAGGCACGAGTGGCGAAGATACGTCTCCTGTAGCTGGAAAAACGTATCAATACTATGTCGTAGCTTATGGAGCGGATGGTAAAGAATCCGCAGCTTCGAATACGATTAGTGTAGAAATTCCGACAGAGACTACTCCGATAGATCCGCAGCTAGGAAATGATCCTAATCAGGATGGAACTGTACCGGATAATGGCGAGAATATAGATGGTCAGGACGGCACAGACCAGGGGAATACGACTCCTGGAGGTACTGATAACGGTACTGGTTCTGACCAAGTTCCAACGTCTCCTGGAGGTAACAATGGAAATGGTACTGGAGGCACAGGCAACAGTAACGACAATTTTGGGAACGGAAACGATACAAATACGGGGAATGGTCAGACGACTACGCCGGATTCAGGTATAACTGATGAAAATACTATGACCAATCCAGAAAATACAGATGCATCTACCACAGGTGCTATTATGGATGGAAGTCAGGAAAGCAAATCCAACGGTCATTCAAACTCCAATCGTGGACGTCACAACCGGGATTAG
- the glnA gene encoding type I glutamate--ammonia ligase, which produces MSYSREDILRIAKEENVRFIRLQFTDLLGTIKNVEIPVSQLEKALDNKMMFDGSSIEGYVRIEESDMYLYPDLDTWVVFPWVTSDRVARLICDIYKPDGVPFAGDPRGILKRVLKEAEELGYTSMNVGPEPEFFLFKTDEKGEPTTELNDQGGYFDLAPMDLGENCRREIVLKLEEMGFEIEASHHEVAPGQHEIDFKYADAIKAADQIQTFKLVVKTIARQHGLHATFMPKPLFGVNGSGMHCNQSLFKDNENVFYDETDELGLSQTARHYMAGILKHARAMAAITNPTVNSYKRLVPGYEAPCYVAWSASNRSPMIRIPASRGLSTRVEVRNPDPAANPYLALAVMLRAGLDGIKRQLALPAPIDRNIYVMSEEERIEEGIPSLPADLKEALSELIRSEVISDALGDHALAYFYELKEIEWDMYRTQVHQWERDQYLTLY; this is translated from the coding sequence GTGAGTTATAGCAGAGAAGATATCCTTCGGATTGCGAAAGAGGAAAATGTTCGTTTTATTCGTTTGCAATTCACAGATTTGCTGGGTACTATTAAGAACGTTGAAATTCCGGTTAGTCAACTGGAAAAAGCATTGGATAATAAAATGATGTTTGACGGATCTTCTATAGAAGGTTATGTGCGTATTGAAGAATCTGATATGTATTTATATCCGGATTTGGACACTTGGGTTGTATTCCCTTGGGTAACCTCAGATCGTGTAGCTCGTTTGATCTGCGATATTTACAAGCCGGATGGAGTCCCATTTGCAGGTGACCCACGGGGCATCTTGAAACGTGTACTTAAGGAAGCCGAAGAGCTGGGATACACTTCGATGAATGTCGGACCCGAGCCTGAATTCTTTTTGTTCAAAACGGATGAAAAAGGCGAGCCGACTACAGAACTGAATGACCAGGGCGGGTATTTTGACCTGGCTCCGATGGATCTGGGTGAAAACTGCCGTCGTGAAATTGTACTTAAGCTTGAAGAGATGGGCTTCGAAATTGAAGCATCCCATCATGAAGTTGCACCTGGTCAGCATGAGATTGACTTTAAATATGCAGACGCGATTAAAGCTGCGGACCAGATTCAAACGTTCAAGCTCGTTGTTAAGACGATTGCTCGTCAGCATGGTTTGCATGCTACCTTTATGCCAAAACCTTTGTTTGGTGTAAATGGTTCTGGTATGCACTGCAATCAATCGTTGTTTAAGGACAATGAAAACGTATTTTATGATGAAACGGACGAACTCGGATTAAGCCAGACGGCCCGCCACTATATGGCTGGTATTCTGAAACATGCACGTGCAATGGCAGCGATCACGAATCCAACAGTAAATTCCTACAAACGTCTCGTACCTGGTTATGAAGCGCCTTGTTATGTGGCTTGGTCTGCAAGCAATCGCAGTCCAATGATTCGGATTCCTGCGTCTCGTGGTCTGAGCACTCGCGTCGAAGTTCGTAACCCTGACCCGGCGGCGAATCCTTATTTAGCCTTGGCAGTGATGCTGAGAGCTGGTTTAGATGGGATCAAACGTCAGTTGGCTCTCCCAGCTCCGATTGATCGTAACATTTACGTGATGTCTGAGGAAGAGCGGATTGAAGAAGGCATTCCAAGTCTGCCTGCAGACTTGAAAGAAGCTTTGTCTGAACTTATTCGTAGCGAAGTTATCTCTGACGCACTGGGTGACCATGCATTGGCCTACTTCTATGAGCTTAAGGAAATTGAATGGGATATGTATCGCACACAAGTCCATCAATGGGAACGTGATCAATATCTGACGCTTTACTAA